One window of Nocardia sp. NBC_00508 genomic DNA carries:
- a CDS encoding SCO2522 family protein codes for MDHVAGYSEATERPRVAQVPLSHLSIEVGHFYMNDLSNGADRIRAQFRKIAPLIPAFTAAAQAEFGPRARVSTCFLIDDYFRHDTDPGEILGKLLGAAAECGMTIDYLAREAGCFEAPSGSSGDRRIPLAEMVAARIVAEPQEGSNGRRPPTAESGWLCNGRRASDDEPGQAMHRLPYEPPEEFGRREHSIFLDVQMWSKQTKKVNGRAEVHTKWSCPFLASIWQLLRLGMLRYDGEPIVDPQLWRPEDGWPPQWWEMPAVVKLNPQAKPFAAYRSLSLLPQRYLGIEHAVRVILDHIDLEEEVVEQIIARGGDEGVPVTVPRKVTERMSHYLLDGS; via the coding sequence GTGGATCACGTAGCAGGCTATAGCGAGGCGACCGAGCGTCCGCGGGTCGCTCAGGTCCCGTTGTCCCACCTGTCCATCGAGGTGGGTCACTTCTACATGAACGATCTCAGCAACGGTGCGGATCGTATCCGTGCGCAGTTCCGTAAGATCGCACCGCTGATCCCGGCGTTCACCGCGGCGGCGCAGGCCGAGTTCGGGCCGCGTGCGCGGGTGAGCACCTGCTTCCTGATCGACGACTACTTCCGGCACGACACCGATCCGGGCGAGATCCTCGGCAAGCTGCTCGGTGCCGCAGCCGAGTGCGGTATGACCATCGACTATCTGGCACGCGAGGCGGGATGCTTCGAGGCGCCATCCGGCTCGTCCGGTGACCGCCGCATCCCGTTGGCGGAGATGGTGGCCGCGCGCATCGTGGCCGAGCCGCAAGAGGGCTCGAACGGACGGCGCCCGCCCACCGCGGAGTCCGGCTGGCTGTGCAACGGGCGCAGGGCATCCGACGACGAGCCCGGTCAGGCCATGCACCGCCTGCCGTACGAGCCGCCGGAGGAGTTCGGCAGGCGCGAGCATTCGATCTTCCTCGACGTGCAGATGTGGAGCAAGCAGACCAAGAAAGTGAACGGCCGGGCCGAGGTGCACACGAAATGGTCGTGCCCCTTCCTCGCGTCGATCTGGCAGCTGCTGCGGCTCGGGATGCTGCGCTACGACGGCGAACCCATCGTCGACCCGCAGTTGTGGCGGCCCGAGGACGGCTGGCCGCCGCAGTGGTGGGAGATGCCCGCCGTCGTGAAACTCAACCCGCAGGCCAAACCGTTCGCCGCCTATCGGTCGCTGTCGCTGCTCCCGCAGCGGTATCTGGGTATCGAACACGCGGTGCGGGTAATCCTGGATCACATCGATCTCGAGGAGGAAGTGGTCGAGCAGATCATCGCGCGGGGCGGCGACGAGGGCGTCCCGGTTACCGTGCCGCGCAAGGTGACCGAGCGGATGAGCCACTATTTGCTGGATGGGTCCTGA
- the moeZ gene encoding adenylyltransferase/sulfurtransferase MoeZ: protein MSSPKSLPPLVEPAAELTRDEVARYSRHLIIPDLGVDGQKRLKNAKVLVIGAGGLGSPALLYLAAAGVGTLGIVEFDEVDSSNLQRQIIHGESDIGRPKADSARDSILEINSGIDVRLHKIRLEPENAVELFGAYDLIVDGTDNFATRYLVNDAAVLAGKPYVWGSIYRFEGQVSVFWEDAPDGRGINYRDLYPEAPPPGMVPSCAEGGVLGVLCASIGSVMVTEAIKLLTGIGEPLLGRLMVYDALDMNYRTIKLRRDPERQPITELIDYEAFCGVVSEEGQAAAAGSTITARELKDLFDAGKEIELIDVREPVEWDIVHIEGAKLIPKDRILSGEALAELPQNRPIVLHCKTGVRSAEALAALKRAGFADATHLQGGVIAWANQIDKSLPVY from the coding sequence GTGTCATCACCCAAGTCCCTGCCGCCACTTGTCGAGCCGGCCGCGGAGCTGACCAGGGATGAGGTAGCCCGGTACAGCCGACACCTGATCATCCCGGATCTCGGCGTGGACGGGCAGAAGCGTCTGAAGAACGCCAAAGTGCTGGTGATCGGCGCGGGCGGTCTCGGCTCGCCCGCCCTGCTGTATCTGGCCGCCGCGGGCGTCGGCACGCTGGGCATCGTCGAGTTCGACGAGGTGGACTCCTCCAACCTGCAGCGCCAGATCATCCACGGTGAATCCGACATCGGCCGCCCCAAGGCCGACAGCGCGCGCGACTCGATCCTGGAGATCAACTCCGGTATCGATGTGCGGCTGCACAAGATCCGGCTGGAACCCGAGAACGCGGTCGAGCTGTTCGGTGCATACGACCTGATCGTCGACGGCACCGACAACTTCGCCACCCGCTACCTGGTCAACGACGCCGCGGTGCTGGCGGGCAAGCCGTACGTGTGGGGCTCGATCTACCGGTTCGAGGGCCAGGTCTCGGTGTTCTGGGAGGACGCGCCGGACGGACGCGGCATCAACTATCGCGACCTGTACCCCGAGGCCCCGCCGCCCGGCATGGTGCCGTCCTGCGCCGAGGGCGGTGTGCTCGGCGTGCTGTGCGCGTCGATCGGGTCGGTGATGGTGACCGAGGCGATCAAGCTGCTCACCGGCATCGGCGAGCCCCTGCTTGGCAGGCTGATGGTGTACGACGCACTGGACATGAACTACCGGACGATCAAGCTGCGCCGCGACCCGGAGCGCCAGCCGATCACCGAGCTGATCGACTACGAGGCGTTCTGCGGCGTGGTGTCCGAGGAGGGGCAGGCGGCCGCGGCCGGGTCCACCATCACCGCACGCGAGCTCAAGGACTTGTTCGACGCGGGCAAGGAGATCGAGCTGATCGACGTGCGCGAGCCGGTCGAATGGGACATCGTGCACATCGAGGGCGCCAAGCTCATCCCGAAGGACCGCATCCTGTCCGGCGAGGCCCTGGCCGAGCTGCCGCAGAACCGCCCGATCGTGCTGCACTGCAAGACCGGCGTGCGCTCCGCCGAGGCCTTGGCCGCCCTGAAGCGGGCGGGCTTCGCCGACGCCACCCACCTGCAAGGCGGCGTGATCGCCTGGGCCAACCAGATCGATAAATCGCTGCCGGTGTACTGA
- a CDS encoding TIGR02569 family protein, protein MTSVEPPEHVRATFGLREVTPVSLGDWEGGWRCGDVVLSPVADHARAAWSAKVRETLRADGLRLARPVRATDGRYVVSGWRADTYLEGAPEPRHDEVVSVSLRLHQATAKLERPRFLSQPPVVPWVDVDVFAAADRAAWEAVPLRTLRAGGALLTTSPDGQRSLELIGQLATLRKPVQTPAQLVHGDLFGTVLFAGSYTPGLTDITPYWRPVPWAAAVVVIDALAWGGADDGLLDRWSDLPEWPQMLLRAVMFRLAVHALHPRSTPQAFPGLARTADMVRLTL, encoded by the coding sequence GTGACTTCTGTGGAACCTCCCGAGCACGTGCGCGCCACGTTCGGTCTGCGCGAAGTGACCCCGGTTTCGCTCGGCGACTGGGAGGGTGGCTGGCGCTGCGGGGATGTGGTGCTCAGTCCGGTCGCCGATCACGCGCGCGCGGCGTGGTCGGCGAAGGTGCGCGAGACGTTGCGGGCGGACGGGTTGCGGCTGGCCCGCCCGGTGCGCGCCACCGACGGACGCTATGTCGTGTCCGGCTGGCGCGCGGACACCTATCTGGAGGGCGCCCCGGAACCACGGCACGACGAGGTGGTCTCGGTGTCGCTGCGGCTGCATCAGGCTACGGCGAAGTTGGAGCGGCCCCGCTTCCTATCGCAGCCGCCGGTCGTGCCCTGGGTGGATGTGGACGTGTTCGCCGCCGCGGACCGCGCTGCGTGGGAGGCGGTGCCGCTGCGCACCTTGCGCGCGGGCGGCGCGCTGCTGACGACCTCGCCGGACGGCCAGCGCAGCCTGGAACTCATCGGTCAGCTGGCCACCCTGCGCAAGCCGGTGCAGACGCCGGCGCAACTGGTGCACGGCGACCTCTTCGGCACCGTGTTGTTCGCCGGTTCGTACACTCCCGGCCTCACCGATATCACCCCGTACTGGCGGCCCGTGCCGTGGGCGGCGGCGGTCGTCGTGATCGACGCACTGGCTTGGGGCGGCGCGGACGACGGGTTGCTGGATCGCTGGTCCGATCTTCCGGAGTGGCCGCAGATGTTGTTGCGGGCGGTCATGTTCCGGCTCGCGGTGCACGCGCTGCACCCGCGCTCCACGCCGCAGGCGTTCCCCGGTCTGGCCCGCACCGCCGACATGGTTCGCCTGACTCTCTGA
- a CDS encoding DUF3107 domain-containing protein: MEVKIGISDSPRELVINSAQTQDEVEKLVSGALGEDGGVLSLVDEKGRKFLIQASKVAYVEIGSPAGGRVGFAAV, from the coding sequence GTGGAGGTCAAGATCGGTATTTCGGATAGCCCGCGCGAGCTGGTGATCAACAGCGCGCAGACCCAGGACGAGGTCGAGAAGCTGGTGTCCGGTGCGCTGGGCGAGGACGGCGGGGTCTTGTCGCTCGTCGACGAGAAGGGCCGCAAGTTCCTGATTCAGGCTTCGAAGGTCGCCTATGTGGAGATCGGCTCGCCCGCCGGCGGCCGCGTCGGTTTCGCCGCGGTCTGA
- a CDS encoding SCO2523 family variant P-loop protein, with amino-acid sequence MIVFATSDKGGTGRSVTSCNLAYRLCLSGMSVAYLDFDFGSPTAGALFEIGSVERGTPDGDGLHEYLLGKNGIARQIDVRAKTDRVGLRKMRTRTGRLVLFPGDEGGAEFDSINDDVVRRCTELFVGLEQEFKVCFVDLSAGRSLAMELALRATAAPQLASKTVRWLVFHRWTRQHILAASGLVHGPHGLLETGSQCKHDPQKLLANIRYVRTAVPQVNEMTGGPGAAQVKWLQEQNGALVTLAGKNRLGATSLLGKTPVEPVLQWREQIILDADVANSIANEETSAAFNQLAGRLLHAATWE; translated from the coding sequence ATGATCGTGTTCGCGACCTCCGACAAGGGCGGTACCGGACGTTCGGTGACCAGCTGCAATCTCGCCTACCGGCTGTGCCTGAGCGGGATGAGCGTGGCCTATCTCGATTTCGACTTCGGTTCGCCGACCGCGGGCGCCCTGTTCGAAATCGGTTCGGTGGAGCGGGGAACCCCGGATGGGGACGGGCTGCACGAGTATCTGCTCGGGAAGAACGGCATCGCCCGGCAGATCGACGTGCGGGCCAAGACCGATCGGGTCGGATTGCGCAAGATGCGGACCAGGACCGGACGGCTGGTCCTGTTCCCCGGTGATGAAGGCGGCGCGGAGTTCGACAGCATCAACGACGACGTGGTCCGCCGTTGCACGGAACTGTTCGTCGGCCTCGAACAGGAGTTCAAGGTCTGTTTCGTGGACCTGAGCGCGGGCCGCTCGCTGGCGATGGAGCTGGCGCTGCGCGCGACGGCGGCACCGCAGCTGGCCTCGAAGACGGTGCGGTGGCTGGTCTTCCACCGCTGGACGCGCCAGCACATCCTGGCGGCCAGCGGACTGGTCCACGGTCCGCACGGGTTACTGGAGACCGGCAGCCAGTGCAAGCACGACCCGCAGAAGCTGCTCGCGAACATTCGCTACGTGCGCACCGCGGTGCCACAAGTGAACGAGATGACCGGCGGCCCAGGCGCGGCGCAGGTCAAGTGGTTGCAGGAACAGAACGGGGCCTTGGTCACGTTGGCGGGCAAGAACCGGCTCGGCGCGACATCCCTGCTCGGCAAGACTCCGGTGGAGCCGGTGCTGCAATGGCGTGAGCAGATCATCTTGGACGCCGACGTGGCCAACAGCATCGCCAACGAGGAGACCTCCGCCGCCTTCAACCAGCTTGCCGGTCGGCTCCTGCACGCCGCCACCTGGGAATAG
- a CDS encoding helix-turn-helix transcriptional regulator produces the protein MARNGFAEFLIARRAELRPPDVGLPEGGRRRTPGLRREEVAVRAGVSADYLARLEQGRDTNPSAAVLDALANALLLRGEDRQYFNMLALASGNESRCSQFAGSESAEDQVPATIEAILRALQPTPAFVVGRKLDVLGWNQAWADFVAPLGLLDGPDQPNLAWYTFMHPAARRVLHNWEHAADTFSAALCRAKLHRPGDDSLLEMIEALRGIPDFTDRWKPHRVGASSSGTLQLDHPVHGPVEVPFETLEADRDQSVVVWLADRASTHAPGLRLVPNRAVNE, from the coding sequence ATGGCTCGTAACGGATTCGCGGAGTTCCTCATCGCACGGCGCGCCGAGCTGCGACCGCCGGACGTCGGGCTGCCCGAGGGCGGACGGCGCAGGACGCCGGGTCTGCGTCGTGAAGAAGTCGCCGTCCGCGCGGGGGTCAGCGCCGACTACCTCGCCCGGCTGGAGCAGGGCCGCGACACCAACCCTTCGGCCGCGGTGCTCGATGCCCTGGCCAACGCGCTGCTGCTGCGCGGCGAGGACCGCCAGTACTTCAACATGCTCGCGCTCGCCTCGGGCAACGAATCGCGCTGCTCGCAATTCGCGGGTAGCGAGTCCGCCGAAGATCAGGTGCCCGCGACGATCGAGGCGATTCTGCGGGCCCTGCAGCCGACTCCCGCCTTCGTGGTCGGCCGGAAGCTGGACGTGCTGGGCTGGAACCAGGCGTGGGCCGATTTCGTCGCACCGCTCGGCCTGCTGGACGGTCCGGATCAGCCCAATCTGGCCTGGTACACCTTCATGCACCCCGCCGCGCGGCGCGTCCTGCACAATTGGGAACACGCCGCCGACACCTTCAGCGCCGCGCTCTGCCGCGCCAAACTCCATCGCCCGGGCGATGATTCACTCCTCGAGATGATCGAGGCACTGCGCGGAATCCCCGATTTCACCGACCGCTGGAAACCGCACCGGGTCGGCGCCTCGAGCTCCGGCACACTCCAGCTCGACCATCCGGTGCACGGGCCGGTCGAGGTCCCGTTCGAGACCCTGGAGGCCGACCGCGACCAGAGCGTCGTGGTCTGGCTGGCCGACCGGGCCAGCACGCACGCACCCGGCCTCCGGCTGGTCCCCAACCGCGCGGTGAACGAGTAG
- a CDS encoding SCO2524 family protein, which yields MRIQPRQQILDLWRSALSVSWDGAEWHWGGRMAANSISDSEQLLCLLYPATEIESLALDRPDSMADDVSSVLSPFGGQTKIGTVVITLLEDYILRNTHRVGPDGEPDGDGEPDGEPIFASGSYLRSADEREPTAVQRDIEVVDSYSMSLTLCLAGLRFLRVYEGWVRAEGRANLIDRIEKLNGRLSARLTAAMTGLVRSFVVNTVEPKSDAGQVMLGMLNQSDLPPKAVAEGITRSLERVRARLRNDITLGQTPDTELDDEELLFECGWSWGLVRDAAPVGFVDCAIAMQPGIADPRPYLYFTVIALDGINDLISQRTRELDLLDEQQYRLAEALRIRWDLTQRYWSTVARFGSDSWPLEDIPWRTSDGEESDYFSLIVSAVLIQDLINRTASDDDLTRAVSIFDELARRGRIIRRTTRDDPAVRMHAPGVRLSLRGTETVDSGPLLQWEVSDFAAVLLKRLLQAARLSSNITARDRLMDLAKSTMDHLEARIITSGRAAGLWDDPAGVFGNGTARETQPSWYMTERVIECLVSADRTFREPPLTSPAMVVRAVELLNEAEHLLNQEMLSVSIDDVSENRITLDRVEENLEQARQLVARRQAGTAFVLAADALRELHKLAYARMDATRAT from the coding sequence GTGAGAATTCAACCGCGGCAACAGATTCTGGATCTGTGGCGCTCCGCGCTATCGGTGTCCTGGGACGGCGCCGAGTGGCACTGGGGTGGTCGCATGGCCGCCAATTCGATCAGCGATTCCGAGCAATTGTTGTGCCTGCTGTATCCGGCGACCGAGATCGAAAGCCTCGCGCTGGATCGCCCCGACAGCATGGCCGACGACGTCAGTTCGGTCCTGTCGCCGTTCGGCGGTCAGACGAAGATCGGAACCGTCGTGATCACCTTGCTGGAGGACTACATCCTCCGCAATACCCACCGGGTGGGACCGGACGGCGAACCGGACGGTGACGGCGAACCGGACGGCGAGCCCATCTTCGCCTCGGGCAGCTACCTGCGTTCGGCCGACGAGCGCGAACCCACTGCGGTGCAGCGTGATATCGAGGTCGTCGACTCGTACTCCATGTCATTGACGCTGTGCCTGGCCGGGCTGCGCTTCCTGCGGGTCTACGAGGGCTGGGTGCGCGCGGAGGGGCGCGCCAATCTCATCGATCGGATCGAGAAGCTCAACGGAAGGCTCAGTGCCCGCCTCACCGCCGCGATGACCGGCTTGGTCCGCAGTTTCGTGGTCAATACGGTGGAGCCGAAATCCGATGCGGGACAAGTGATGCTCGGCATGCTGAATCAGAGCGACCTGCCGCCCAAGGCGGTCGCCGAAGGCATCACGCGCAGCCTGGAGCGAGTCCGCGCCCGGCTGCGCAACGACATCACGCTCGGGCAGACGCCGGACACCGAGCTGGACGATGAGGAATTGCTGTTCGAATGCGGCTGGAGCTGGGGCCTGGTTCGCGACGCGGCTCCGGTCGGCTTCGTCGACTGCGCCATCGCCATGCAGCCCGGTATCGCCGATCCGCGCCCGTACCTGTACTTCACCGTCATCGCGCTGGACGGCATCAACGACCTGATCTCCCAGCGCACAAGGGAACTGGACCTGCTCGACGAACAGCAGTACCGGCTTGCCGAGGCGCTGCGGATTCGCTGGGACCTGACCCAGCGTTACTGGTCGACGGTCGCCCGGTTCGGTTCCGATTCCTGGCCGCTGGAGGACATTCCGTGGCGCACCTCCGACGGCGAGGAATCGGACTACTTCAGTCTCATCGTGTCCGCCGTGCTGATCCAGGATCTGATCAACCGCACCGCCTCCGATGACGACTTGACCAGAGCCGTGTCGATTTTCGACGAACTGGCCAGGCGCGGCCGGATCATCCGCCGGACCACGCGCGACGACCCGGCGGTGCGTATGCACGCGCCCGGCGTGCGATTGTCCTTGCGCGGCACCGAAACTGTCGACAGCGGGCCGCTGTTGCAGTGGGAGGTCTCGGATTTCGCCGCCGTGCTGTTGAAGCGGCTACTGCAAGCCGCCCGGCTCTCCAGCAATATCACCGCCCGCGACCGGCTGATGGATCTGGCCAAATCGACGATGGATCATCTGGAAGCGCGCATCATCACCTCCGGTCGCGCGGCCGGGCTCTGGGACGATCCCGCCGGAGTCTTCGGCAACGGCACGGCGCGGGAGACGCAGCCGTCCTGGTACATGACCGAGCGCGTGATCGAATGCCTGGTCAGCGCGGACCGCACGTTCCGCGAGCCACCGTTGACCTCCCCGGCGATGGTGGTGCGCGCGGTCGAACTGCTCAACGAGGCCGAGCACCTGCTCAACCAGGAGATGCTGAGCGTCAGCATCGACGATGTCTCGGAGAACCGGATCACCCTGGACCGGGTGGAGGAGAACCTCGAGCAAGCCAGGCAACTGGTCGCCCGCAGGCAGGCGGGCACGGCGTTCGTGCTCGCCGCCGACGCGCTGCGCGAACTGCACAAACTGGCCTATGCCCGCATGGACGCGACAAGGGCCACGTAA
- a CDS encoding TetR/AcrR family transcriptional regulator codes for MTDLVDRMTSRRSSSEAMAPAKRGTRLPRDERRQQLLAAASEVFVQRGYHAAGMDEISQCAGVSKPVLYQHFTSKLELYLAVLQNYVDMLVSSVRQALRSTTDNKQRVRAAVQAYFDFVDNEMQGFRLVFESDLTSEPQVQRRVEQATEACVDAVFDLVAHDSGLDPYRARILAVGLVGASQFTARYWLEADRPIPKEEAVDTTVSLAWGGLKHVPLHPIG; via the coding sequence ATGACTGACCTCGTGGACCGGATGACGTCCCGCAGATCGTCGTCCGAGGCCATGGCACCCGCCAAACGCGGTACCCGGCTTCCGCGCGACGAGAGACGTCAACAGCTACTCGCCGCGGCAAGCGAAGTCTTCGTCCAGCGCGGCTACCACGCCGCGGGCATGGACGAGATCTCGCAGTGCGCCGGAGTGAGCAAGCCGGTGCTGTATCAGCACTTCACCAGCAAACTCGAGCTCTACCTCGCGGTGCTGCAGAACTATGTGGACATGCTCGTGTCGAGCGTGCGCCAGGCGCTGCGGTCCACCACCGACAACAAGCAGCGCGTGCGCGCGGCGGTGCAGGCGTACTTCGACTTCGTCGACAACGAGATGCAGGGCTTCCGCCTGGTCTTCGAGTCCGATCTGACCAGCGAGCCGCAGGTGCAGCGCCGGGTCGAGCAGGCCACCGAAGCGTGCGTGGACGCGGTCTTCGACCTGGTGGCGCACGACTCGGGCTTGGACCCCTACCGCGCGCGCATCCTGGCCGTCGGGCTGGTCGGCGCGAGCCAGTTCACAGCGCGCTACTGGCTGGAGGCGGATCGGCCGATCCCGAAGGAGGAGGCGGTCGACACCACCGTCTCGCTCGCCTGGGGCGGCCTGAAGCACGTGCCGCTGCACCCGATCGGCTGA
- a CDS encoding DUF3152 domain-containing protein: MPQSDSTPPQRDQDGVEIYDPLGLYRQKGERSHQPLRARWDPTAPDEGRARARPDRDAKKQSALGRFVSTYGWRAYALPVLIVITVLVVVDAIRATGNGSTDDTNTTAVTGTPDATGADAGLGRLSSGTATVGIIGAPPGDGHFPTDLPTGALPEGGPFTETGAGTWRVVAGATAQVGTGTQTVFRYTVEIEDGVDTSAFGGDEAMATMVDSTLANPKGWAHDSKFAFRRVDQGGVDFRISLTSRGSSRKECGFDIPIDTSCYNASGRRVVLSEVRWVRGALAFEGDIGSYRQYLINHEVGHAIGYHQHQPCETDGGLAPVMMQQTFGTRNDDIAVLDPHGLVPKDGKRCRFNSWPYPRG, translated from the coding sequence GTGCCGCAGTCTGATTCGACTCCGCCGCAGCGGGATCAGGACGGCGTCGAGATCTACGATCCGCTGGGCCTCTATCGCCAGAAGGGCGAGCGTTCCCACCAACCGCTGCGCGCCCGCTGGGATCCCACCGCCCCCGACGAGGGCAGAGCCAGGGCACGTCCCGACCGGGACGCCAAGAAGCAAAGCGCCCTCGGCAGATTCGTCTCGACCTACGGTTGGCGGGCGTACGCCCTCCCGGTGCTGATCGTGATCACCGTATTGGTGGTCGTGGACGCGATCCGCGCCACCGGCAACGGCAGCACCGATGACACGAACACCACCGCCGTCACCGGCACCCCCGACGCCACCGGGGCGGACGCCGGACTCGGGCGCCTGAGCTCGGGCACCGCGACCGTGGGCATCATCGGCGCCCCGCCCGGGGACGGGCACTTTCCCACCGATCTGCCCACCGGGGCGCTGCCCGAGGGCGGGCCGTTCACCGAGACCGGCGCGGGCACCTGGCGCGTCGTGGCCGGTGCCACCGCACAGGTCGGCACCGGAACTCAGACGGTCTTCCGCTACACCGTGGAGATCGAGGACGGCGTGGACACCTCCGCCTTCGGCGGCGACGAGGCTATGGCCACGATGGTCGACTCCACCCTCGCCAACCCGAAGGGCTGGGCACACGACAGCAAGTTCGCGTTCCGCCGGGTCGACCAGGGCGGGGTGGACTTTCGCATCTCGCTCACCTCGCGAGGATCCAGCCGCAAGGAATGTGGGTTCGACATTCCGATCGACACCTCCTGCTACAACGCCAGCGGCCGTCGCGTGGTGCTGTCCGAGGTCCGCTGGGTGCGTGGCGCGCTGGCGTTCGAGGGCGATATCGGGTCGTATCGGCAGTACCTGATCAACCATGAGGTCGGCCACGCCATCGGCTATCACCAGCACCAGCCGTGCGAGACCGACGGGGGGCTCGCGCCGGTGATGATGCAGCAGACCTTCGGCACCAGAAACGACGACATCGCCGTGTTGGACCCGCACGGCCTCGTCCCCAAGGACGGCAAGCGCTGCCGGTTCAACTCCTGGCCCTACCCGCGCGGGTAG
- a CDS encoding ferritin-like fold-containing protein, producing the protein MGAQSPAASGVSSTDPATLSIPPSHPGVTDLFAVLAYGEISAFYRLAEEAKLSPTLRGKVAVATMAAAEMEHFKTLESALAARGADIFDAMAPFVRALDAYHASTDPSTWLESMVKFYVGDGIAADFYTEIAGALAPDVAAVVRDVLAETSHSEFVIEEVRRAVTESRSERDRLTLWGRRLLGEAITQAQYVMAQRDELTDLVLTATGDLNGIAALFERMQASHAERMAVLGI; encoded by the coding sequence ATGGGAGCACAGTCACCTGCCGCGTCAGGTGTTTCGTCGACCGACCCAGCAACCCTCTCCATCCCCCCGAGTCATCCGGGCGTCACCGATCTGTTCGCGGTGCTCGCCTACGGTGAGATCTCCGCGTTCTACCGGCTGGCCGAGGAGGCGAAACTGTCGCCGACCCTGCGGGGCAAGGTGGCGGTGGCGACGATGGCCGCGGCCGAGATGGAGCACTTCAAGACGCTCGAGTCCGCGCTGGCCGCACGCGGCGCCGATATCTTCGACGCCATGGCGCCGTTCGTGCGGGCGCTGGATGCCTATCACGCCTCCACCGATCCCTCCACCTGGCTCGAGTCGATGGTGAAGTTCTACGTCGGTGACGGCATCGCCGCGGACTTCTACACCGAGATCGCGGGCGCGTTGGCTCCCGACGTCGCCGCGGTGGTGCGCGACGTGCTCGCCGAGACCAGCCACTCCGAATTCGTCATCGAGGAGGTGCGCCGGGCGGTCACCGAGAGCCGCTCCGAGCGCGACCGGCTCACGCTGTGGGGCAGGCGGCTGCTCGGCGAGGCGATCACCCAGGCCCAGTACGTCATGGCGCAGCGTGACGAACTCACCGACCTGGTCCTCACGGCCACCGGCGATCTCAACGGCATCGCCGCCCTCTTCGAGCGGATGCAGGCCAGCCACGCCGAACGCATGGCGGTCCTGGGCATCTGA
- a CDS encoding YceI family protein, which produces MTSTSESTTSTQLKAGSWALDAAHSSVAFTIRHLGISKVRGGFTRFETEFVVDESGAATIGATIHLDSFDTGNPDRDAHVRAADFLDVANRPTLTFRATSPVVVAETFEVEGQATIGTITKPVSLEVEWGGVQDFGPTNDRHAGFSATGTIKRTDFGVGGSLPGMLSDTVKIELEIQLIEPK; this is translated from the coding sequence ATGACATCTACCTCGGAATCCACCACCTCCACTCAGCTGAAAGCCGGTTCCTGGGCGCTGGACGCCGCGCACTCCTCGGTCGCCTTCACCATTCGCCATCTCGGCATCTCCAAGGTGCGTGGCGGATTCACCCGATTCGAGACCGAATTCGTGGTCGACGAGTCCGGCGCGGCCACCATCGGCGCGACGATCCACCTCGATTCGTTCGACACCGGGAACCCCGACCGGGACGCGCACGTCCGCGCCGCCGACTTCCTCGATGTCGCCAACCGTCCGACGCTGACCTTCCGCGCCACCAGCCCGGTGGTCGTCGCGGAGACGTTCGAGGTCGAGGGCCAGGCCACGATCGGCACGATCACCAAGCCGGTCAGCTTGGAGGTCGAGTGGGGCGGCGTGCAGGACTTCGGCCCGACCAACGACCGGCACGCGGGCTTCTCCGCCACCGGCACCATCAAGCGCACCGATTTCGGCGTCGGCGGCTCGTTGCCCGGCATGCTCAGCGACACGGTGAAGATCGAACTGGAGATCCAGCTCATCGAGCCGAAATAG